The nucleotide sequence CGTCGGCCGCGGGGGTCAGCGTCGCCAAGCTCGCCACGCTCTCGGTGTGGCGTGACACCGACCTCTTCGACGACCGCGAGCAGGCGGCGCTGCGCCTGGCCGAGATCACCACCACGCTGCCCGACCACGACATCGCCGATCGCGAGTACGGCCGTGCCCGTCAGGTGCTGACCGACGACGAACTCTCCGCCGTCATCTGGGTGGCCACCGCGATGAACGCCTTCAACCGGGTCTCGATCCTCAGCCGGCACCCGGTCAAGCCCTGATCCTCTCAGAGGCGTGCGTCGGT is from Mycolicibacterium grossiae and encodes:
- a CDS encoding carboxymuconolactone decarboxylase family protein; the protein is MDTKHVYIDKQHPSNYKSLVGVATSVGDAAAAAGLTRDLVELLNVRVSQINGCPTCLEVHIRKASAAGVSVAKLATLSVWRDTDLFDDREQAALRLAEITTTLPDHDIADREYGRARQVLTDDELSAVIWVATAMNAFNRVSILSRHPVKP